From the Brachyhypopomus gauderio isolate BG-103 chromosome 5, BGAUD_0.2, whole genome shotgun sequence genome, one window contains:
- the pkp2 gene encoding plakophilin-2, translating to MASDESMFMRTVLPLSTTFKSHDSSLALPSEDELTQSGSQVQHRRSRVEEQVQLTLSRRGGRPTLTGSLSSSQLLTSTPVKHASMKPFSSYDYNMSSVTCRPVERVDISHRLEVPRANGGCGTFRYGLSRTGLRWGPTALTLPTKRSVSSTTRRHMAFPHLNSAHSDWFTKPFISGPCATLQLPGRLIYREDSLDDVFLPDSSHVPPLRPGHQQLALGKQKLLRSFSEPPEEALESLNLSWLVLDRIDRQGTASRRPSQPASLDSVEGNANTTAVVKQHNVTLGSKVPILKKQDTEMTLKKAVHLLSHENTEMQVTAVTYIQKQCFSSAEAKKMLFCLHGIPKLLKLLESSSEEVQQAASGALRNVVFESNENKMEVKDCLGVGVILQLLQKNRDTETRRQLTGLLWNLSSHDMLKEQLCREVVTPLTDTVLVPCSGISEGENPKLELLADSDVFLNATGCLRNVSSAGPNGRRALRDCDLLIDCLVYYIRGTIADYKPDDKALENCVCILHNLTYQYESEVPETPIPVLREPQQNLAVEPQPHGCFSVKSPKITEAQSHSELDCPLLEDNGNPHGVQWLWSAITIRMYLSLVAISNRQFTQEAAIGAMQNLTAGGKGVSQAMAHVIVRKERGLQQLKKILQEGEDGVRRASVYLLKNLSRNRELHQDIIKQVLPDLVPILPATETKAEPAAEVTSVCHILNNLSQASVQGARAVLNHGVLPRVVGISARDHRYGPTSCGQAASILLHTLWRHSELHSSYRKAGYRKTDFINSRTMKAVSSARD from the exons ATGGCGTCCGACGAGTCCATGTTCATGAGAACAGTGTTGCCTCTTAGTACCACGTTTAAATCCCACGATTCGAGTTTAGCTTTGCCATCCGAGGACGAACTAACCCAGTCGGGATCACAGGTCCAGCACCGGCGCAGCCGAGTGGAAGAGCAAGTGCAGCTGACTCTGTCCCGGAGAGGCGGGCGACCCACACTCACAG GTAGTCTGTCTAGTAGCCAACTACTAACCAGCACACCTGTAAAACATGCCTCCATGAAG CCCTTTTCATCTTATGACTACAATATGTCATCGGTGACCTGTAGACCAGTGGAGAGGGTGGATATCTCTCACAGGTTGGAGGTCCCTCGAGCTAATGGGGGCTGTGGGACGTTTCGGTATGGGTTATCCAGAACCGGCCTGCGCTGGGGCCCCACAGCCCTCACTCTTCCTACGAAGCGCTCCGTGTCTTCAACCACCCGGCGGCACATGGCCTTCCCACATCTGAACTCTGCCCACTCGGACTGGTTCACGAAGCCGTTCATTTCGGGCCCGTGTGCAACTCTCCAGCTTCCCGGCAGGCTCATCTACAGGGAAGACTCTTTAGACGACGTCTTCCTACCTGACAGCTCGCACGTTCCCCCTCTCAGGCCGGGACATCAACAGCTGGCTTTGGGGAAACAGAAGCTGCTGAGATCCTTCAGTGAGCCACCAGAGGAGGCGCTTGAATCGTTGAACTTGTCCTGGCTGGTTCTTGACAGGATAGACAGGCAGGGCACGGCAAGCCGACGACCTTCCCAGCCTGCCTCTCTGGACAGCGTGGAGGGGAATGCAAACACAACAGCGGTGGTCAAACAACATAACGTCACTCTGGGCTCCAAGGTCCCCATCCTAAA aAAGCAGGATACAGAGATGACGCTGAAGAAGGCTGTGCATCTTCTTTCTCATGAGAACACAGAAATGCAGGTCACTGCTGTAACCTACATCCAAAAACAGTGCTTTAGCAGTGCAGAGGCGAAGAAAATG CTGTTCTGCCTGCATGGGATCCCGAAGCTGTTAAAGCTCCTGGAGTCCAGCAGCGAGGAGGTCCAGCAGGCTGCCTCCGGAGCGCTCCGCAACGTCGTCTTCGAGAGCAACGAGAACAAGATGGAAGTGAAGGATTGCCTTGGCGTTGGCGTGATCCTGCAGCTGCTCCAGAAGAACCGGGACACGGAGACCCGCCGGCAGCTCACCG GGCTGCTGTGGAACCTGTCTTCTCATGACATGCTGAAGGAGCAGTTGTGCAGAGAGGTGGTGACGCCCCTCACCGACACCGTGCTCGTGCCCTGCTCCGGCATCTCTGAGGGAGAAAACCCCAAACTGGAGCTTCTAGCTGACTCTGACGTCTTCCTGAACGCCACGGGTTGCCTGAG GAACGTGAGTTCGGCAGGACCGAACGGCCGCAGGGCTTTGAGAGACTGCGACCTCCTCATCGACTGTCTTGTTTACTACATCCGTGGGACCATCGCAGACTATAAACCTGATGACAAG GCCTTAGAAAACTGCGTGTGCATTCTGCACAACCTCACCTATCAGTATGAGTCGGAGGTCCCGGAGACGCCGATACCTGTCCTGCGTGAGCCCCAACAGAACCTCGCTGTCGAGCCCCAGCCACACGGCTGCTTCAGTGTCAAGAGCCCCAAAATCACAGAGGCCCAAAGC CACTCAGAGTTAgactgccctctgctggaggACAACGGCAACCCTCACGGTGTGCAGTGGCTGTGGAGTGCCATCACCATTCGAATGTACCTGTCTCTGGTTGCCATTAGCAACCGGCAGTTCACGCAGGAGGCGGCCATCGGTGCCATGCAGAACCTGACAGCAGGCGGCAAAGGG GTGTCCCAGGCTATGGCCCACGTCATCGTGCGGAAGGAGAGGGGCCTGCAGCAGCTGAAGAAGATCCTTCAggagggtgaggatggtgtgagGAGGGCCTCCGTCTACCTGCTCAAAAACCTCTCTCGCAACAGAGAGCTCCACCAAGACATCA TTAAACAGGTGCTGCCAGACCTGGTCCCCATATTACCCGCTACAGAGACGAAGGCAGAGCCAGCCGCGGAGGTCACATCCGTCTGTCACATTCTCAACAACCTGAGCCAGGCGTCCGTGCAGGGCGCCCGTGCCGTCCTCAACCACGGCGTGCTGCCCAGGGTCGTCGGTATAAGCGCCAGAGACCACAG GTATGGACCCACCAGCTGTGGGCAGGCTGCTAGCATTCTCCTGCACACCCTATGGAGGCACTCTGAACTTCACAGTAGCTACAGAAAG GCTGGTTATAGGAAGACTGACTTCATAAACAGTAGGACCATGAAGGCTGTGAGTTCTGCTCGTGACTGA